One window of Streptomyces sp. SUK 48 genomic DNA carries:
- a CDS encoding EF-hand domain-containing protein, whose translation MSTAAANARLVKRFDKWDTDGNGVLDAADFQSEAGRIAQNLGKDADSPEVQELHSAFTGLYEYLAEKAGVEAGGVISRQQFLDATGDMLFKEGEASFNRALSPIVKALIRLCDEDHDGQIDAREFQAWLSGVGVPVSDAGLAFQKVDTNGDGRLSEDELLEVVRDFHFGRLEVELLG comes from the coding sequence ATGAGCACCGCTGCCGCCAACGCGCGTCTGGTGAAGCGTTTCGACAAGTGGGACACCGACGGCAACGGGGTCCTCGACGCCGCCGACTTCCAGAGCGAGGCCGGACGCATCGCCCAGAACCTGGGCAAGGACGCGGACTCGCCGGAGGTCCAGGAACTGCACAGCGCGTTCACGGGTCTGTACGAGTACCTCGCCGAGAAGGCCGGTGTCGAGGCCGGCGGCGTCATCAGCCGCCAGCAGTTCCTCGACGCCACCGGGGACATGCTGTTCAAGGAGGGCGAGGCCAGCTTCAACCGCGCCCTGTCGCCGATCGTGAAGGCGCTCATCCGCCTGTGCGACGAGGACCACGACGGCCAGATCGACGCCCGTGAGTTCCAGGCGTGGCTGTCCGGCGTCGGCGTGCCGGTGTCCGATGCCGGACTGGCGTTCCAGAAGGTCGACACCAACGGCGACGGGCGGCTGTCCGAGGACGAACTCCTGGAGGTCGTACGCGACTTCCACTTCGGCCGGCTCGAGGTCGAGCTGCTCGGCTGA
- a CDS encoding Ldh family oxidoreductase, with protein sequence MTAPPAHRAVAERTPVLVDHAELRTALTGLFAGHGIPAARARLAADALCHGDLTGLDSHGVFNLGRLYLPLLTTGRCDPRAEPETVTDLGACAVVDARRALGLWAAAEAMDDAVARAARHGIGLVSVRGATHFGCAGFHAARAAHAGMIGVVASNCGGQRIARPPGGALAMLGTNPLSVAAPALDGHPFLLDMSTTVAPTGKVRVAARRGEPVPAGWLEDAAGEPVTDPAAFDRGEAFLRWLGGSARTGVHKGFGLGLAVELLAAVVSGAAVGPAPAALAGDGRPHGSDDDIGFFLLAIAPQVLRPDADVAGATRSLFGALTDCPPVRDGEPVRYPGWWEAELAAGRRRDGIPLPPHLYEELTALGLFGGPR encoded by the coding sequence ATGACGGCACCCCCCGCCCACCGAGCGGTGGCCGAGCGCACCCCTGTCCTGGTCGACCACGCCGAGCTGCGCACCGCGCTCACCGGCCTGTTCGCCGGCCACGGCATCCCGGCCGCGCGGGCCCGGCTCGCCGCGGACGCGCTCTGCCACGGCGATCTGACCGGGCTCGACTCCCACGGTGTGTTCAACCTCGGCCGCCTCTACCTGCCGTTGCTCACCACCGGCCGCTGCGATCCCCGTGCCGAACCGGAGACCGTCACGGACCTGGGCGCCTGCGCGGTCGTGGACGCGCGGCGGGCGCTCGGCCTGTGGGCGGCCGCGGAGGCCATGGACGACGCCGTGGCACGGGCCGCCCGGCACGGGATCGGCCTGGTGTCGGTCCGTGGCGCTACCCATTTCGGGTGCGCCGGTTTCCACGCCGCGCGCGCCGCGCACGCCGGGATGATCGGCGTGGTCGCGAGCAACTGCGGCGGCCAGCGCATCGCACGGCCCCCGGGCGGCGCGCTCGCGATGCTCGGCACCAACCCGCTCAGCGTCGCCGCGCCCGCCCTCGACGGGCATCCGTTCCTGCTGGACATGAGCACCACGGTCGCCCCCACCGGAAAGGTGCGGGTCGCCGCCCGGCGCGGCGAGCCGGTGCCCGCGGGCTGGCTGGAGGACGCGGCGGGCGAGCCGGTGACCGACCCGGCCGCCTTCGACCGCGGCGAGGCGTTCCTGCGCTGGCTGGGCGGGAGCGCGCGGACCGGTGTGCACAAGGGCTTCGGGCTCGGCCTCGCCGTGGAGTTGCTGGCCGCCGTGGTCTCCGGTGCGGCCGTGGGGCCCGCGCCCGCGGCACTGGCGGGGGACGGCCGGCCGCACGGCAGCGACGACGACATCGGCTTCTTCCTGCTGGCCATCGCCCCGCAGGTGCTGCGCCCCGACGCGGATGTGGCGGGCGCGACCCGGTCCCTGTTCGGTGCGCTCACCGACTGCCCGCCGGTGCGCGACGGCGAGCCGGTGCGTTATCCGGGCTGGTGGGAGGCGGAACTCGCGGCCGGGCGCCGCCGCGACGGCATCCCGCTGCCGCCGCACCTGTACGAGGAGCTGACCGCGCTCGGGCTGTTCGGGGGCCCTCGGTGA
- a CDS encoding Gfo/Idh/MocA family oxidoreductase, producing the protein MLKPLVVGLGRSGSGLHLKTLARLARRTAATGDPLVALPVVGCDPRAEARGDAGAPGELTAVGTLDEALARVDPATTVAHVCTPPGMRYDVIARLAGHGVRRLIVEKPLAASEDELDALVRLRERADLDVVVVSHWTGSRLTARLRRLVRDEPLGPLRRITVDQHKPRFLRSLTTDGHPSALDVEVPHALALVLDLAGPAELRAAHCWDLRCEDRVLPRLGGAHLELAHPSGVTTLLRSDLGAAVRQRSVVCAFEGGTATAHFPLSEDDDHAQLIVQRADAEVEHHVFRDDALTDFLEGAYRGFASGTAGAMSFALACATARLLCAARAGCAVGARPGDMVRLGDVAPPGAVAPASPPHAVAPPSPSPAGVPQARAGSR; encoded by the coding sequence GTGCTGAAGCCCCTCGTGGTCGGGCTCGGCCGCTCCGGATCCGGACTGCATCTGAAGACCCTCGCCCGGCTGGCCCGGCGCACCGCGGCCACCGGCGATCCGCTCGTCGCCCTGCCCGTGGTCGGCTGCGACCCGCGCGCCGAGGCACGGGGGGATGCGGGCGCGCCCGGTGAACTCACGGCCGTCGGCACACTGGACGAGGCCCTGGCCCGGGTGGACCCCGCCACCACGGTGGCCCATGTGTGCACACCGCCCGGGATGCGGTACGACGTGATCGCGCGGCTCGCCGGGCACGGGGTCCGCCGGCTGATCGTGGAGAAGCCCCTCGCCGCGTCCGAGGACGAACTCGACGCCCTGGTGCGGCTGCGCGAGCGGGCGGACCTCGACGTGGTGGTCGTCTCGCACTGGACCGGCTCCCGGCTCACGGCCCGGCTGCGCCGGCTGGTCCGCGACGAGCCGCTCGGTCCGCTCCGCCGTATCACCGTGGACCAGCACAAGCCCCGCTTCCTGCGGTCGCTGACCACCGACGGGCACCCGAGCGCGCTGGACGTGGAGGTCCCCCATGCGCTGGCGCTCGTCCTGGACCTGGCAGGTCCGGCCGAACTCCGGGCGGCGCACTGCTGGGACCTGCGCTGCGAGGACCGGGTGCTGCCCCGTCTCGGCGGCGCGCACCTCGAACTGGCGCACCCGTCGGGGGTGACGACCCTGCTGCGCTCCGATCTCGGCGCGGCGGTCCGACAGCGCAGTGTGGTCTGCGCGTTCGAGGGCGGGACGGCCACCGCGCACTTCCCGCTGAGCGAGGACGACGACCATGCCCAGCTCATCGTCCAGCGCGCGGACGCGGAGGTTGAGCACCACGTCTTCCGTGACGACGCCCTGACCGACTTCCTGGAGGGCGCCTACCGGGGCTTCGCCTCGGGAACGGCCGGTGCGATGAGCTTCGCGCTCGCGTGTGCGACGGCGCGGCTGCTGTGTGCGGCGCGTGCCGGCTGTGCCGTCGGGGCGCGGCCCGGTGACATGGTGCGGCTCGGTGACGTGGCGCCGCCCGGTGCCGTGGCGCCGGCCTCCCCACCGCATGCCGTGGCACCGCCCTCCCCGTCGCCGGCCGGGGTTCCGCAGGCCCGTGCCGGGAGCCGCTGA
- a CDS encoding DegT/DnrJ/EryC1/StrS family aminotransferase: MSTTPATAVPFFPPALFEADRARLIGLVREVGLDPEQRFILGARTAAFEELLRADLGAADVVACSSGTSALSLVLRAMDIGPGDEVIVPAFGCAPLASSVVAVGAVPVFADIRPDTMTMDPDAAERLVTERTRAVMPAHMFSVMADMPRFTELARRHGLRLVEDSAVAQGGVLRGVPAGLWGEAGVYSFVQVKTCGMPGEGGAVITRDPALGERVRMLRNHGQRPGRRFVHHAVGVNSRFDEIQAAFQTYRYAGFPARLARRAEIAAYYTERFTPLADRGVTPPPPDRDGRCFYVYTVLADAREALAARLAEHGVASHVYYPSPLPAHPAFAPYAPPDARWPAAERAARRHLSLPVHHLLTDAQVRQVADLVCAFATEHG; this comes from the coding sequence ATGAGCACAACGCCCGCCACCGCCGTCCCCTTCTTCCCGCCCGCCCTCTTCGAGGCCGACCGCGCCCGGCTGATCGGCCTGGTCCGCGAGGTGGGCCTCGACCCGGAGCAACGTTTCATCCTGGGCGCGCGCACCGCCGCCTTCGAGGAACTGCTGCGCGCCGACCTCGGCGCCGCCGACGTGGTCGCCTGCTCCAGCGGCACCTCCGCGCTCTCCCTGGTGCTGCGGGCCATGGACATCGGCCCCGGCGACGAGGTGATCGTCCCCGCCTTCGGCTGCGCGCCCCTGGCCTCCTCGGTCGTCGCCGTCGGGGCCGTCCCGGTCTTCGCGGACATCCGCCCGGACACCATGACCATGGACCCGGACGCCGCCGAACGCCTCGTCACCGAGCGGACCAGGGCGGTGATGCCCGCCCATATGTTCTCCGTGATGGCCGACATGCCCCGTTTCACCGAGCTGGCCCGGCGGCACGGACTGCGCCTGGTGGAGGACTCGGCGGTCGCCCAGGGCGGCGTGTTGCGCGGAGTTCCGGCCGGGCTGTGGGGCGAGGCGGGGGTCTACTCCTTCGTGCAGGTCAAGACGTGCGGCATGCCCGGCGAGGGCGGAGCGGTGATCACCCGGGACCCGGCGCTCGGCGAGCGGGTGCGGATGCTGCGCAACCACGGCCAGCGGCCCGGGCGGCGCTTCGTGCACCACGCCGTCGGCGTCAACAGCCGCTTCGACGAGATCCAGGCGGCCTTCCAGACGTACCGCTACGCCGGTTTCCCCGCGCGCCTCGCGCGGCGGGCCGAGATCGCCGCGTACTACACCGAGCGCTTCACCCCGCTCGCCGACCGCGGTGTGACCCCGCCGCCGCCCGACCGCGACGGCCGCTGCTTCTACGTCTACACGGTCCTCGCCGACGCCCGGGAAGCCCTCGCCGCCCGGCTGGCCGAGCACGGGGTGGCCAGCCACGTCTACTACCCGAGCCCCCTGCCCGCGCACCCCGCGTTCGCCCCCTACGCGCCACCGGACGCCCGCTGGCCCGCGGCGGAGCGGGCGGCCCGCCGTCATCTGTCGCTGCCGGTGCACCACTTGCTGACCGACGCCCAGGTCCGGCAGGTGGCCGACCTCGTGTGCGCCTTCGCCACGGAGCACGGCTGA
- a CDS encoding right-handed parallel beta-helix repeat-containing protein, whose protein sequence is MSRRLPGTALMAFLLCAGTLGSAPPAPAAPAHSPAHPAASGTGTSYYVDPDGSDTADGLTPATAWRSLSRVDAQSLLPGDTVRFKAGGRWAGQLSPKGSGTAADPVVLTSYGSGAKPLIDGGGAVDAAIKISDEHDIVVDGFEVTNSGAGTTPRTGIGVVATDRGAVTGVVVRDNRVHAVQGAASGGQASNPSAGGIIVSARGKRTPTYYENLTIADNEVYDTRAYGIVTWSQWMRREGWDSLWPDLMGVPAGDFRPWTPSTGVVVRGNSVHDVSAGGITVMQARGALIEHNRVARAAQNHGNVGIWWAGADDTVVRFNEVSGTKYWGLSSDGTAFDADASVHRSLVQYNFSHDNEGGFFIAVSTGSAPAEATVRYNVSQGDANQVFALSTNARNIDVYNNTVWVPLTPFIADHPDRASFSLVKVWSGTVRDVRFRNNVIYDGARLPYDDAGVVAYDRNLYQDGPVPPADKAALTGDARLTAPGAAASLDDLGGYLPTAGSPVLARGLDIAHDGGRDAVGTALPAGMPDLGGLQRTAGTGLDEAAPTAATSFGDGQSTSPVALTDGSDQATWASPDTGVTYPGTLTLTFPSPREVSEVVLATHYGQGQGVTRLDVQTWDGTAWTTRSADATIGWAANSGQVELAALRLPAAVATTGVRLVVKAANHTWGNLSVNELSTR, encoded by the coding sequence ATGTCACGACGCCTCCCCGGGACGGCCCTCATGGCCTTCCTGCTGTGCGCGGGTACCCTCGGCTCCGCTCCCCCGGCCCCGGCCGCTCCCGCGCACTCCCCCGCCCACCCGGCCGCATCCGGCACGGGAACCTCGTACTACGTCGATCCGGACGGCAGCGACACCGCGGACGGCCTCACCCCGGCGACGGCGTGGCGCAGCCTGTCCAGGGTCGACGCGCAGAGCTTGCTCCCCGGGGACACCGTGCGGTTCAAGGCGGGCGGCCGCTGGGCCGGGCAGCTCAGTCCGAAGGGCTCGGGCACCGCGGCCGACCCCGTCGTCCTGACCTCCTACGGCAGCGGCGCGAAACCCCTGATCGACGGCGGCGGGGCGGTGGACGCCGCGATCAAAATCAGCGACGAGCACGACATCGTCGTGGACGGCTTCGAGGTCACCAACTCCGGCGCCGGTACGACCCCCCGGACCGGCATCGGGGTGGTCGCCACCGACCGGGGCGCCGTCACGGGGGTCGTCGTACGCGACAACCGGGTGCACGCGGTCCAGGGCGCGGCGTCGGGCGGCCAGGCGTCCAACCCCTCCGCCGGCGGGATCATCGTCAGCGCCCGGGGGAAGCGGACACCCACGTACTACGAGAACCTGACGATCGCGGACAACGAGGTCTACGACACCCGGGCCTACGGCATCGTCACCTGGTCGCAGTGGATGCGGCGGGAGGGCTGGGACTCCCTCTGGCCCGACCTCATGGGAGTCCCCGCCGGTGACTTCCGGCCGTGGACGCCGAGCACCGGGGTGGTCGTACGGGGCAACTCCGTGCACGACGTCTCGGCGGGCGGCATCACGGTCATGCAGGCGCGCGGCGCCCTGATCGAGCACAACCGGGTGGCGCGGGCCGCGCAGAACCACGGCAATGTCGGCATCTGGTGGGCCGGGGCGGACGACACGGTGGTGCGGTTCAACGAGGTGTCGGGCACGAAGTACTGGGGGCTCTCCAGCGACGGCACCGCCTTCGACGCCGACGCCTCCGTGCACCGCAGCCTGGTGCAGTACAACTTCAGCCACGACAACGAGGGCGGCTTCTTCATCGCGGTGTCGACCGGGAGCGCCCCGGCCGAGGCGACGGTGCGCTACAACGTCAGCCAGGGCGACGCCAATCAGGTGTTCGCGCTGTCGACCAATGCCAGGAACATCGACGTCTACAACAACACCGTCTGGGTGCCGTTGACGCCGTTCATCGCGGACCACCCGGACCGGGCGTCGTTCAGCCTCGTCAAGGTGTGGAGCGGCACGGTCCGGGACGTCAGGTTCCGCAACAACGTCATCTACGACGGCGCCCGGCTGCCGTACGACGACGCGGGTGTCGTCGCCTACGACCGCAACCTCTACCAGGACGGCCCGGTCCCCCCGGCGGACAAGGCGGCGCTCACCGGCGACGCCCGGCTGACCGCACCGGGCGCGGCCGCTTCGCTGGACGACCTCGGCGGATACCTGCCGACGGCCGGCTCGCCCGTTCTCGCACGGGGTCTGGACATCGCCCACGACGGCGGCCGTGACGCGGTGGGTACGGCGCTGCCCGCCGGGATGCCCGACCTCGGCGGCCTCCAGCGCACCGCGGGCACGGGTCTCGACGAGGCCGCCCCGACGGCCGCCACGAGCTTCGGCGACGGTCAGTCGACGTCCCCCGTCGCCCTCACCGACGGTTCGGATCAAGCCACTTGGGCCAGCCCCGACACCGGCGTCACCTATCCGGGAACCCTCACCCTGACCTTCCCGAGCCCGCGCGAGGTGTCGGAGGTCGTCCTGGCCACGCACTACGGCCAGGGGCAGGGCGTCACCAGGCTCGACGTCCAGACCTGGGACGGCACCGCGTGGACGACCCGGTCGGCCGACGCCACGATCGGCTGGGCGGCCAACAGCGGGCAGGTCGAACTCGCCGCCCTGCGCCTGCCGGCCGCGGTCGCCACCACCGGCGTCCGCCTGGTGGTGAAGGCCGCGAACCATACCTGGGGCAATCTCTCCGTCAACGAGCTCTCGACCCGCTGA
- a CDS encoding M20/M25/M40 family metallo-hydrolase, whose amino-acid sequence MSDLFTGRYRDLLLDLLRLPSVNPLETGPDDPPSLLPRVLERYAQSAAAAGFRTVRLAAPAANCLDRPGVPATVRAAARDPRFLQDQPSLLLRLGPERARADTVMFNVHLDTVAGHTPPGFDGTRFTGRGAVDAKGPAVALLAGLAAAAGHPAVGRDVTVLVQAVAGEEGGALGTYGTRPLMEAGFHGRLNVFCEPTGLRALPRATAAMTARITVAGEDAVDDHPDAGHNATVLLGFLAQHLAARLDGAVPGARVCVAGLHTGHTHNRVHGTGTLLLNLSYRATADGDRLKSAVTRHLAEGLDRFAELFGAGREFARTARDAARVTRLGWDKRGLPALDNHDPWAEALLARAGARPPADDPGFTCDAVWAAGLADAFTVVLGPGDLAANRAHAPGEFVDLADLEEFARVVHRLVTSFADGARPSVERAAHLTAGVPRPAP is encoded by the coding sequence GTGAGCGACCTGTTCACCGGCCGGTACCGCGACCTGCTGCTCGATCTGCTGCGCCTGCCGAGCGTCAACCCGCTGGAGACCGGCCCGGACGACCCGCCGTCCCTGCTGCCGCGCGTCCTGGAGCGATACGCGCAGTCCGCGGCGGCGGCCGGGTTCCGTACGGTACGGCTCGCCGCGCCCGCCGCCAACTGCCTGGACCGGCCCGGCGTACCGGCCACGGTGCGCGCCGCCGCCCGGGATCCGCGCTTCCTCCAGGACCAGCCCAGTCTGCTGCTGCGGCTGGGGCCCGAACGCGCCCGTGCGGACACGGTGATGTTCAACGTGCACCTGGACACCGTCGCCGGGCACACCCCGCCGGGCTTCGACGGCACCCGGTTCACCGGGCGGGGCGCGGTCGACGCCAAGGGCCCCGCGGTCGCCCTGCTCGCGGGGCTGGCGGCAGCCGCCGGGCATCCGGCGGTCGGGCGGGACGTCACCGTGCTGGTCCAGGCCGTCGCCGGGGAGGAGGGCGGCGCGCTGGGCACCTACGGCACCCGGCCGCTGATGGAGGCCGGGTTCCACGGGCGGCTGAATGTGTTCTGCGAGCCGACCGGGCTGCGCGCGCTGCCCCGGGCGACCGCCGCCATGACCGCGCGGATCACCGTGGCGGGCGAGGACGCGGTGGACGACCACCCGGACGCCGGGCACAACGCGACCGTGCTGCTCGGCTTCCTCGCCCAGCATCTCGCCGCCCGCCTGGACGGGGCCGTGCCCGGTGCCCGGGTGTGCGTGGCCGGGCTGCACACCGGCCACACCCACAACCGCGTCCACGGCACCGGCACGCTGCTGCTGAACCTGTCGTACCGCGCCACCGCCGACGGCGACCGCCTGAAGTCGGCGGTCACCCGGCATCTGGCCGAGGGCCTCGACCGATTCGCCGAACTGTTCGGCGCGGGGCGGGAGTTCGCCCGTACGGCGCGGGACGCGGCCCGTGTCACCCGGCTCGGCTGGGACAAGCGGGGGCTGCCCGCGCTGGACAACCACGACCCCTGGGCGGAGGCGCTCCTGGCCCGGGCGGGTGCCCGGCCGCCGGCCGACGACCCCGGTTTCACCTGCGACGCCGTCTGGGCGGCGGGCCTGGCGGACGCGTTCACCGTGGTGCTGGGCCCCGGTGACCTCGCCGCCAACCGCGCCCACGCGCCGGGCGAGTTCGTGGATCTCGCCGACCTGGAGGAGTTCGCCCGGGTGGTCCACCGGCTCGTCACGTCCTTCGCGGACGGGGCGCGGCCCTCGGTGGAGCGAGCCGCGCACCTGACCGCCGGTGTGCCCAGACCCGCCCCATGA
- a CDS encoding DegT/DnrJ/EryC1/StrS family aminotransferase: MGDVFDSGKFSHGKQVGQLETELARYTGARHVIGVNSGTDALVLLLRACGLRPGDGVLVPAYSFFATASAVVLAGGRPQFVDIDPHTYAMDPEALDAAVTPRSRFVMPVHLFHTMADMAAVDAVARRHGLTVVEDSAEAIGMRRGRIHAGLHGRGGVLSFFPSKTLGAIGDAGAVLTDDPEIAETVAALRHHGRGGRTLNDFPAISTESALPGANSKMDDIQAAVLLAKLPLLEAHIARRAALAAAYTARLRDVPGILRLPRTVAETPDDRDVHYVYLIETEHRDALVEHLGAQGIGTEVYYPLPLPHQPVFGHLGHRPGDFPHAEAAARRALALPFHPDLRPGDLDRVCDTIGSFLATTRTTA; this comes from the coding sequence TTGGGCGACGTTTTCGACAGCGGCAAATTCAGCCATGGGAAACAGGTCGGGCAACTCGAGACGGAACTCGCCCGCTACACCGGGGCGCGCCATGTGATCGGCGTCAACAGCGGTACCGACGCCCTGGTGCTGCTGCTGCGCGCCTGCGGACTGCGGCCCGGTGACGGGGTCCTGGTGCCGGCGTACTCGTTCTTCGCCACCGCCTCGGCCGTCGTCCTCGCGGGCGGGCGCCCGCAGTTCGTGGACATCGACCCGCACACGTACGCGATGGACCCCGAGGCGCTCGACGCCGCCGTCACTCCCCGCAGCCGGTTCGTGATGCCGGTGCATCTGTTCCACACCATGGCCGACATGGCAGCCGTCGACGCCGTCGCCCGGCGGCACGGCCTCACCGTCGTGGAGGACAGCGCCGAGGCGATCGGCATGCGCCGGGGCAGGATTCACGCGGGGCTGCACGGCCGGGGCGGCGTCCTGTCGTTCTTCCCCTCGAAGACGCTCGGCGCGATCGGCGACGCCGGAGCCGTCCTCACCGACGACCCGGAGATCGCGGAGACCGTCGCGGCCCTGCGCCACCACGGCAGGGGCGGCCGTACGCTGAACGACTTCCCGGCCATCTCCACCGAGAGCGCGCTGCCGGGCGCGAACAGCAAGATGGACGACATCCAGGCGGCCGTCCTGCTCGCCAAACTGCCCCTCCTGGAGGCGCACATCGCGCGCCGCGCCGCACTGGCCGCCGCCTACACCGCCCGGCTGCGGGACGTGCCCGGCATCCTCCGCCTGCCCCGGACCGTCGCCGAGACGCCGGACGACCGCGACGTGCACTACGTCTACCTGATCGAGACCGAGCACCGCGACGCCCTGGTCGAACACCTCGGCGCACAGGGCATCGGCACCGAGGTCTACTACCCGCTGCCGCTGCCCCACCAGCCCGTCTTCGGCCATCTCGGCCACCGGCCCGGCGACTTCCCGCACGCGGAGGCCGCCGCCCGACGCGCCCTGGCCCTGCCCTTCCACCCCGATCTGCGCCCCGGCGACCTGGACCGCGTCTGCGACACCATCGGCTCCTTCCTCGCCACGACGAGGACCACCGCATGA
- a CDS encoding Gfo/Idh/MocA family oxidoreductase produces MNRPLRLGVVGLGAISPYYLAAAERLPAWELTAVCDARAQTLEAYAGPAARFADHRVLLAEARPDALVVAVPNDVHLPVCRDALSAGVPVCVEKPLALTAAEGRVLVELARRGGVPLMTAFHRRYNTAVRDLARRVAGREIHSVRVRYLERIEEHLGGEEWYLDPARCGGGCLADNGPNALDVVRLLLGDLTVTGCAIERDGQGIDRRAVIRVRGRTGAMASVELDWSYPGELKDIEVDLADGEVLSADMLAGHPAFKGSLWHEYEAVLGEFAELVDGRTAAGPGAHGGLHALELVEAAYGCALPAGQGVVR; encoded by the coding sequence GTGAACCGGCCGCTGCGCCTCGGGGTCGTCGGCCTCGGCGCCATCTCGCCCTACTATCTGGCCGCCGCCGAACGGCTCCCCGCCTGGGAGCTGACCGCCGTGTGCGACGCCCGCGCGCAGACCCTCGAGGCGTACGCCGGTCCGGCGGCGCGGTTCGCCGACCACCGGGTGCTGCTGGCCGAGGCCCGGCCGGACGCCCTGGTCGTGGCCGTCCCGAACGATGTCCATCTGCCCGTGTGCCGGGACGCGTTGAGCGCCGGTGTCCCGGTGTGCGTGGAGAAGCCGCTGGCCCTGACCGCGGCCGAGGGACGCGTGCTGGTGGAGCTGGCGCGCCGCGGCGGGGTCCCGCTGATGACTGCCTTCCACCGCCGCTACAACACGGCCGTGCGCGATCTGGCGCGCCGGGTCGCGGGCCGGGAGATCCACTCGGTCCGGGTGCGGTACCTGGAGCGCATCGAGGAGCATCTCGGCGGCGAGGAATGGTACTTGGACCCCGCTCGCTGCGGCGGCGGCTGTCTGGCCGACAACGGTCCCAACGCCCTGGACGTGGTACGGCTGCTGCTCGGCGACCTCACCGTCACCGGGTGCGCGATCGAGCGCGACGGGCAGGGCATCGACCGCCGGGCGGTGATCCGCGTACGCGGCCGTACCGGGGCGATGGCATCGGTCGAGCTGGACTGGTCGTACCCGGGTGAACTCAAGGACATCGAGGTGGACTTGGCCGACGGGGAGGTGCTGAGCGCCGACATGCTGGCCGGGCACCCGGCCTTCAAGGGGTCGCTCTGGCACGAGTACGAGGCGGTCCTCGGCGAGTTCGCGGAGCTCGTGGACGGGCGCACCGCGGCCGGTCCGGGTGCGCACGGGGGGCTGCACGCCCTGGAGTTGGTGGAGGCGGCGTACGGCTGCGCCCTGCCCGCCGGGCAGGGGGTGGTCCGGTGA
- a CDS encoding UDP-glucose/GDP-mannose dehydrogenase family protein — translation MADIRETPARQVATGLLAAGVEVSYHDPYVPEFTVGGTPLPRAENLRDALDRVDVAILLQDHACYARETLGQARCALLDTRGKAVGRRVTLL, via the coding sequence GTGGCGGACATCCGCGAGACACCGGCACGCCAGGTGGCCACGGGACTGCTCGCCGCCGGCGTCGAGGTGTCGTACCACGACCCCTACGTCCCCGAGTTCACCGTCGGCGGCACACCGCTGCCCCGCGCCGAGAACCTGCGGGACGCCCTGGACCGGGTGGACGTGGCCATCCTGCTCCAGGACCACGCCTGTTACGCGAGAGAGACGCTGGGCCAGGCCCGCTGCGCCCTGCTGGACACCCGCGGCAAGGCCGTGGGCCGCAGAGTCACCCTTCTCTGA
- a CDS encoding sugar phosphate isomerase/epimerase family protein, whose translation MRPGHLATPGFGPLAGIGDEAAPDLDGQLAALRRLGWTSVELRNVDGTALADLSPAAFETLSRRLADDGVTVLGVASRIGNWSRPVTGGIGPDLAELDVLAERCAALGCRLVRIMSYPNDGLPEREWADRALARTAVLADRAARAGLVLVHENCAGWAGDRADRALRLLRAVGSPALRLLFDTGNGVPYGYDAPAMLRDLAPYVEHVHIKDAVRLPDGSTAYTLPGEGAAGVAECLRILTAHGYRGGLSLEPHLAVRPHEGLARAGADAADLFVRAGRALVALLEDLADGPA comes from the coding sequence ATGCGTCCGGGGCACCTCGCCACCCCCGGCTTCGGGCCGCTGGCCGGAATCGGGGACGAGGCCGCGCCCGACCTGGACGGTCAACTGGCCGCGCTACGGCGCCTGGGCTGGACCTCCGTCGAGCTGCGCAACGTCGACGGCACCGCGCTCGCCGACCTCTCCCCCGCCGCCTTCGAGACGCTCTCCCGGCGCCTCGCGGACGACGGGGTCACCGTGCTCGGCGTGGCGTCCCGGATCGGGAACTGGTCGCGTCCGGTCACCGGCGGCATCGGCCCGGACCTCGCCGAACTCGATGTGCTGGCCGAGCGGTGCGCCGCCCTCGGCTGCCGGCTGGTGCGGATCATGTCGTACCCGAACGACGGCCTGCCGGAGCGGGAATGGGCCGATCGCGCGCTGGCCCGCACGGCCGTCCTCGCGGACCGTGCAGCGCGCGCGGGCCTGGTGCTGGTGCACGAGAACTGCGCGGGCTGGGCCGGGGACCGGGCCGACCGGGCGCTGCGCCTGCTGCGCGCGGTCGGCAGCCCCGCGCTGCGCCTGCTGTTCGACACCGGCAACGGCGTCCCCTACGGGTACGACGCCCCGGCCATGCTGCGCGACCTCGCGCCGTACGTCGAGCACGTGCACATCAAGGACGCCGTACGCCTGCCGGACGGCTCCACCGCCTACACGCTCCCCGGCGAGGGCGCCGCCGGGGTCGCCGAGTGTCTGCGAATCCTGACCGCGCACGGCTACCGCGGGGGCCTCTCCCTCGAACCGCACCTCGCCGTGCGTCCGCACGAGGGGCTGGCACGGGCCGGTGCGGACGCCGCCGATCTCTTCGTGCGGGCCGGGCGGGCGCTGGTCGCGCTGCTCGAGGACCTCGCGGACGGCCCCGCGTGA